The following proteins are encoded in a genomic region of Nicotiana sylvestris chromosome 4, ASM39365v2, whole genome shotgun sequence:
- the LOC138889290 gene encoding protein FAR1-RELATED SEQUENCE 1-like, with the protein MSGKKTKIIFTYQDAAISKAISLVMPEVYQRLCVWHMEQNAAKHLNQIYKRYASFHDDFRKCIYEYEDEAEFMDAWNIMLDEYNLRENEWLQGIYALREKLFAAYGKNFFSDDEYMKSLSIKVNIGCGKNTLSTIYNVSKHEHTREYIVTVTEVSHISCTCLKFESMGILCCHAIRVLDVMKGVSRISTEYILDRWTKNAKGVNIKEVNEQEIEIKDPKLITMNRYRVLCPIFVRMVAKASETDDGYKVAVACANELNRREENNNINILTRAKSLKKKDGKCHKKRIKPSLEVNANRKKAQGNKSSSAKQNGPRVDDGALSDNDKYFNQDPISKGNIYENSDLSAPQTMACASLPHSSEFSLSLPYPNFTQMLTVVLKTPPMAALYPPLARPNRPVVQALPAPTMDDPAASSSPSSSSKLT; encoded by the exons ATGTctggaaaaaaaacaaaaataatttttacatatcAAGATGCTGCAATAAGTAAGGCCATCTCACTTGTCATGCCTGAAGTTTATCAAAGGTTATGTGTCTGGCACATGGAGCAAAATGCAGCTAAGCATCTCAATCAAATTTATAAAAGGTACGCTTCTTTTCATGATGATTTTCGAAAATGCATTTATGAGTATGAAGATGAAGCAGAATTTATGGATGCTTGGAATATAATGCTTGATGAATATAACCTTCGTGAAAATGAATGGTTGCAAGGAATATATGCATTAAGGGAAAAATTATTTGCAGCATatggaaagaattttttttcgGATG ATGAATATATGAAATCCTTATCAATCAAAGTGAATATTGGATGTGGGAAGAACACTTTGTCCACCATTTACAATGTTAGTAAGCATGAGCATACTCGAGAATATATTGTTACGGTGACAGAGGTAAGCCATATATCTTGTACTTGCTTGAAGTTTGAGTCCATGGGTATACTTTGTTGCCATGCAATAAGAGTCCTCGATGTAATGAAAGGAGTTAGTAGAATTTCAACTGAGTATATTTTAGATAGATGGACAAAAAATGCAAAGGGCGTAAATATTAAAGAAGTTAATGAGCAAGAAATAGAGATCAAAGATCCAAAGTTGATTACTATGAATCGTTATAGAGTTCTTTGTCCTATATTTGTTAGAATGGTAGCAAAAGCTTCTGAAACAGATGACGGCTATAAGGTAGCAGTAGCATGTGCAAATGAGCTAAATCGCAGAG AAGAAAATAATAACATAAATATCCTCACACGAGCCAAAAGTTTaaaaaagaaagatggaaaaTGCCATAAAAAGAGGATCAAACCTTCCCTCGAGGTGAACGCAAATCGCAAGAAAGCTCAAGGAAATAAGTCAAGTTCCGCTAAACAGAATGGACCAAGAGTCGATGATGGAGCTCTATCTGATAATGACAAATATTTCAATCAG GATCCAATATCCAAGGGAAATATTTATGAGAATTCTGATTTAAGTGCCCCTCAGACTATGGCTTGTGCTAGCTTACCCCACAGTTCAGAGTTTTCTCTTTCGTTGCCATACCCTAACTTTACTCAAATGCTGACGGTAGTATT aaagacccctcccatggctgccctttaccctCCATTAGCACGTCCTAATAGACCAGTTGTTCAAGCTTTACCTGCTCCGACCATGGATGACCCAGCTGCGTCTTCATCTCCTTCGTCAAGCTCAAAACTTACTTGA